The following proteins are co-located in the Planococcus plakortidis genome:
- a CDS encoding Na/Pi cotransporter family protein, which produces MEMNWQEVLFTFIGGLGIFLFSIKYMGDALQKAAGDKLRDILDRFTTNPFMGVLVGIIVTILIQSSSGTTVIVVGLVSAGFMTLRQAIGVIMGANIGTTVTAFIIGLDVGAYSLPIMAVGAFLIFFFKKNQIQNIGQVIFGFGGLFFGMETMSGAMKPLRELPAFIDMTVNLSEFPILGVAAGTIFTFIVQSSSGTIAILQGLYAENLLSLDAALPVLFGDNIGTTVTAVLAALGTSIAARRAAAVHVLFNVIGSIIFLILLVPFTAYVEWLTGVLDLEAKMQIAFAHGTFNVANTLIQFPLIGVWAYLVTKVIPGDEVLVEFKPKHLDLNFIEQSPSIALGQAKEEVLRMGKYSVQGLEETYEYLKTRSKKHAEMGYQLEDAINNLDGKITDYLVLISAESISAADSTRHTMLMETVRDIERIGDHFENIIELIDYQEANKVKLTGEAMEDLDEMFTLTIATVSKSLDALDTTSHELAREVAEQEDLIDKMERKFRKKHILRLNEGACSAQAGIVFVDIVSNLERIGDHSVNIAEAILGNRT; this is translated from the coding sequence GTGGAAATGAATTGGCAGGAAGTACTGTTTACCTTCATCGGGGGCCTCGGTATTTTCCTATTCTCAATCAAGTATATGGGTGACGCTTTGCAGAAAGCTGCGGGCGATAAATTGCGGGACATCTTGGACCGTTTTACGACCAATCCGTTCATGGGTGTCTTGGTCGGGATCATCGTAACGATCCTGATCCAATCGAGTTCAGGGACGACCGTTATCGTCGTCGGCCTCGTCAGTGCCGGCTTCATGACGCTGAGACAAGCGATCGGCGTCATCATGGGCGCCAATATCGGAACGACCGTCACGGCGTTCATCATTGGCCTCGATGTGGGGGCATACTCGCTGCCGATCATGGCGGTCGGGGCATTCCTGATTTTCTTCTTCAAGAAAAACCAAATCCAGAACATCGGCCAAGTCATTTTCGGTTTCGGCGGATTGTTCTTCGGGATGGAGACGATGAGCGGGGCGATGAAGCCGCTTCGTGAATTGCCGGCCTTCATCGACATGACCGTCAACTTGAGTGAGTTCCCGATCCTCGGCGTGGCAGCCGGGACGATCTTCACTTTCATCGTCCAAAGCTCGAGCGGGACGATCGCCATCCTTCAAGGGCTTTATGCAGAGAACTTGCTCAGCCTCGATGCCGCATTGCCGGTCCTTTTCGGTGACAACATCGGGACGACCGTGACGGCGGTGCTCGCGGCACTCGGGACATCGATCGCAGCGCGCCGTGCAGCGGCTGTTCACGTCCTGTTCAATGTCATCGGCTCCATCATCTTCCTGATCCTGCTCGTGCCGTTTACGGCGTATGTCGAGTGGCTCACCGGCGTTTTGGATCTCGAGGCGAAAATGCAGATCGCTTTCGCGCACGGTACATTCAACGTGGCGAACACATTGATCCAATTCCCGTTGATCGGCGTTTGGGCATACCTTGTGACTAAAGTGATCCCAGGCGACGAAGTGCTTGTCGAATTCAAGCCGAAGCATTTGGACTTGAACTTCATCGAGCAGTCGCCATCGATCGCCCTAGGCCAAGCCAAGGAAGAAGTCTTGCGCATGGGCAAATATTCCGTGCAGGGGCTTGAAGAAACATATGAATATTTGAAAACCAGAAGCAAGAAGCACGCTGAAATGGGGTACCAACTGGAAGATGCCATCAACAACCTGGATGGCAAGATCACCGACTACCTCGTGCTCATCTCAGCAGAATCAATCTCGGCAGCGGATTCCACGCGCCACACGATGCTGATGGAAACGGTCCGCGACATCGAACGGATCGGCGACCATTTCGAAAACATCATCGAATTGATCGATTACCAGGAAGCGAATAAAGTGAAATTGACCGGCGAAGCGATGGAAGACCTGGACGAAATGTTCACACTGACCATTGCCACCGTTTCGAAATCACTCGATGCCCTTGACACGACAAGCCACGAGCTTGCGCGTGAAGTGGCGGAGCAAGAAGACCTGATCGACAAAATGGAACGCAAATTCCGCAAGAAACACATCCTCCGCCTGAACGAAGGCGCATGTTCTGCACAGGCAGGAATCGTCTTTGTGGACATCGTCAGCAACTTGGAGCGGATCGGCGACCACTCCGTCAATATCGCGGAAGCCATCCTCGGCAACCGTACATGA
- the sodA gene encoding superoxide dismutase SodA codes for MAYELPELPYAYDALEPHIDKETMNIHHTKHHNTYVTNVNAALEGHDDLSSKSIEELISDLNAVPEDIRTAVRNNGGGHANHSLFWQLLSPNGGGQPTGAVADAINSKFGSFDEFKEKFEAAGKTRFGSGWAWLVVSNGELEITSTPNQDSPLSEGKTPILGVDVWEHAYYLKYQNRRPDYLAAFWNVVNWDEVSERYEAAK; via the coding sequence ATGGCATACGAACTACCGGAACTACCTTACGCGTACGATGCGCTAGAACCGCACATCGACAAGGAAACAATGAACATCCACCACACGAAACACCACAACACGTACGTTACAAACGTAAATGCGGCATTGGAAGGTCATGACGATCTTTCTTCAAAATCAATCGAAGAATTGATTTCTGACTTGAACGCAGTGCCTGAGGACATCCGCACAGCTGTCCGCAACAACGGCGGCGGCCATGCGAACCACTCGCTATTCTGGCAGCTTCTTTCACCGAATGGCGGCGGGCAGCCGACTGGCGCGGTAGCGGACGCGATCAACAGCAAATTCGGAAGCTTTGACGAGTTCAAAGAAAAATTCGAAGCTGCAGGCAAAACGCGCTTCGGTTCTGGCTGGGCTTGGCTAGTCGTCTCTAATGGCGAATTGGAAATCACTTCAACGCCAAACCAGGATTCCCCATTATCTGAAGGCAAAACGCCGATTCTTGGAGTGGACGTCTGGGAGCACGCCTACTACTTGAAATACCAGAACCGCCGTCCGGATTACTTGGCAGCATTCTGGAATGTCGTCAACTGGGACGAAGTTTCCGAGCGCTACGAAGCCGCTAAATAA
- a CDS encoding DUF456 domain-containing protein: MLEIVGWVFVLVFFAIGFIGLVYPVIPASLFIFGGFIIYGLFFSFADLPWWFWLIEILFVLLLFGADFLANAVGVKKFGGSKAGLVGSTVGLIFGPFIIPFAGILIGPFLGAIIAEILVNRSSIKKSIRSGIGSVVGFITSALTKGIIQAVMVGIFFWVI; encoded by the coding sequence ATGCTCGAAATTGTCGGCTGGGTTTTTGTGCTTGTATTTTTTGCGATCGGCTTCATCGGACTTGTCTATCCGGTCATCCCGGCGTCGCTGTTCATTTTCGGCGGGTTTATCATTTATGGCCTGTTTTTCAGCTTTGCTGATTTGCCGTGGTGGTTCTGGCTCATCGAAATCTTATTCGTCCTGTTATTGTTCGGTGCGGACTTTTTGGCCAACGCGGTTGGCGTAAAGAAATTCGGCGGTTCAAAGGCCGGTTTGGTGGGCAGCACGGTCGGGTTGATCTTCGGTCCATTTATCATCCCGTTTGCCGGCATCCTGATCGGCCCGTTCCTCGGGGCCATCATTGCAGAGATCCTCGTCAATCGGTCATCAATCAAAAAATCGATCCGCTCCGGAATCGGCTCGGTGGTCGGCTTCATTACTTCTGCACTGACGAAAGGCATCATCCAAGCGGTGATGGTCGGCATCTTCTTCTGGGTGATTTGA